One region of Edaphobacter bradus genomic DNA includes:
- a CDS encoding PP2C family protein-serine/threonine phosphatase has product MDGPIVRLNRESPYLRLQSATVYVRNQDLSLRFYVDQLGFRVAYDVEIEPGFRWVAVAPPDGDAVLAIVAPLPGEEEYNLIGRARHVAFLTEDVAAKFQEWSERGVRFLHPPKVPSWGGIFTVFKDPDGNGFALAGFDYLTRQVEAQRRAVTEKFEAERRAAQELEIAKQVQARLFPQMLPALRTLDYAGVCIQAHAVGGDYYDFMVLGRGRLGLVIGDIAGKGIAAALLMANLQANIRSQSAIALDDPQCVLQSVNRLFYENTIDSAYATLIFAEYDDNLRRLRYVNCGHLPALVLRRDGTVERLHSTSTVLGLFPQWECLFSESQLSSGDILVLYTDGVTEACNDAEEEFGENRLIEALRRYRDQPAAELLASVATEVQRFCPNSQRDDITLIVAKCR; this is encoded by the coding sequence ATGGATGGCCCCATCGTTCGCCTCAATCGAGAGAGTCCTTATCTGCGTCTTCAAAGCGCGACGGTCTACGTTCGCAATCAGGACCTGAGTCTCCGGTTTTACGTTGACCAGCTCGGATTCCGTGTTGCCTATGATGTTGAGATTGAACCTGGATTTCGATGGGTGGCCGTTGCACCTCCGGACGGCGACGCGGTTCTTGCAATCGTCGCCCCTTTGCCCGGCGAGGAAGAATACAACCTTATAGGCCGTGCCAGGCATGTCGCTTTCCTTACTGAAGACGTCGCTGCCAAATTCCAAGAATGGTCTGAACGGGGAGTCCGCTTTCTACATCCGCCGAAGGTGCCCAGTTGGGGCGGCATCTTCACCGTATTCAAGGATCCGGATGGGAACGGTTTTGCACTGGCTGGTTTCGATTATTTGACGCGGCAAGTTGAAGCGCAACGCCGTGCGGTGACCGAGAAGTTTGAAGCGGAACGCCGCGCTGCCCAGGAACTGGAAATCGCAAAGCAGGTCCAGGCAAGACTCTTTCCTCAAATGCTCCCTGCCCTCAGGACACTCGACTACGCGGGTGTCTGTATCCAGGCTCACGCGGTCGGTGGCGATTACTACGATTTCATGGTCTTAGGCCGAGGACGGCTGGGGCTGGTGATCGGCGATATCGCAGGGAAAGGAATCGCCGCCGCTCTCCTGATGGCCAACCTGCAGGCGAATATCCGCAGTCAATCGGCGATCGCTTTGGATGACCCGCAATGCGTGTTGCAGTCTGTGAACCGTCTCTTTTACGAGAACACAATCGACAGCGCCTACGCGACGCTCATCTTCGCCGAATACGATGACAACCTTCGGCGCCTGCGTTACGTAAACTGTGGGCATCTCCCGGCTCTTGTCCTCAGGCGCGACGGCACAGTGGAACGGCTTCATTCCACATCCACGGTCCTGGGGCTCTTCCCTCAATGGGAGTGTTTGTTCAGTGAATCCCAACTGTCTTCGGGAGATATTCTCGTCCTCTACACCGATGGTGTGACAGAAGCATGCAACGATGCAGAAGAAGAGTTCGGCGAAAACCGCCTCATCGAAGCGCTGCGGCGATATCGTGACCAGCCAGCGGCAGAACTGCTGGCCTCCGTCGCCACCGAGGTCCAGCGGTTCTGCCCGAATAGCCAACGCGACGACATCACCCTCATCGTCGCCAAATGCAGATGA
- a CDS encoding glucoamylase family protein codes for MKTRTDNSISRRSFVSLGCGAGIALVSRKASGLAFAKRHDDDALLDDLAERCFRYFWDASDPETGICMDLIHGDPADNARKGDQSRGSTGVTGFCLTAMCIGAERKWISREQAKDRVRRALRSYTNGKVVAEHGWFYHFIDVHTGQRWRDVEMSTSDSIWLLAGSLTCRQYFHEDHEINDLAALLYSRYDFPWMTNGDGKLLSHGWRPEGFIKFRYEKYSQLAAMYLLGIGSPTHPLPPDAWYAWGREPNSYGQYHYIGKSLLWTYQYPFSWFDFRSRRENRGTKMDWFANCQTATRAHREWCYTDLAKEFPGYTQNIWGITSSSSPTGYRAWGGPPRQSTIDGSVVPCAPGGSLMLTPDICIPAMHAMKDKYGDKIWGKYGLADAFNPGTGWVASDTLGLDAGMTLLSAENLRHSSVWSWFMANPEPQRAMQLAGIEKI; via the coding sequence ATGAAGACCAGAACAGACAACTCCATCTCGCGCCGTTCGTTTGTATCGCTGGGATGCGGCGCCGGAATCGCGCTCGTATCCCGTAAGGCCTCCGGACTAGCCTTCGCAAAGCGGCATGACGACGATGCCCTCCTCGACGATCTTGCCGAGCGATGCTTTCGCTACTTCTGGGATGCAAGCGATCCGGAGACCGGAATCTGCATGGATCTCATCCACGGCGACCCCGCCGACAACGCGCGCAAAGGCGACCAAAGCCGCGGCAGCACAGGTGTCACCGGCTTCTGCCTTACCGCTATGTGTATCGGGGCGGAACGCAAGTGGATCTCGCGCGAGCAGGCAAAGGATCGCGTCCGCAGGGCCCTGCGCAGCTATACAAACGGCAAGGTCGTAGCCGAGCATGGGTGGTTTTATCACTTCATCGATGTACACACCGGCCAGCGCTGGCGAGACGTTGAGATGTCGACCAGCGATTCCATCTGGCTGCTTGCCGGCTCGCTCACCTGCCGCCAGTACTTTCACGAAGACCACGAAATCAACGATCTCGCGGCCTTGTTGTACAGCCGTTATGACTTTCCCTGGATGACGAACGGAGATGGCAAGCTGCTCTCCCACGGCTGGCGTCCTGAAGGCTTCATCAAGTTTCGCTACGAGAAGTACAGCCAGCTCGCGGCCATGTACCTGCTCGGAATCGGTTCGCCCACACACCCGCTGCCTCCGGATGCGTGGTACGCATGGGGGCGCGAACCGAACAGCTACGGCCAGTACCACTACATCGGCAAATCACTCCTCTGGACTTATCAATACCCTTTCTCATGGTTCGACTTCCGCAGCCGCCGCGAGAACCGCGGAACCAAAATGGACTGGTTTGCGAACTGTCAGACCGCAACCCGCGCGCATCGCGAGTGGTGTTACACCGATCTGGCAAAGGAGTTTCCTGGATACACCCAAAACATCTGGGGGATCACCAGTTCGTCCAGCCCCACCGGATACAGGGCGTGGGGTGGGCCTCCGCGACAGTCCACCATTGATGGCAGTGTGGTCCCATGCGCGCCGGGTGGTTCGCTGATGCTCACGCCCGACATATGCATACCGGCCATGCACGCTATGAAGGACAAGTACGGAGACAAGATCTGGGGCAAGTACGGCCTCGCCGACGCCTTCAATCCCGGCACGGGTTGGGTCGCTTCCGACACGCTTGGCCTGGACGCCGGAATGACGCTGCTCAGCGCAGAGAACCTGCGGCACAGTAGTGTCTGGAGCTGGTTCATGGCCAATCCCGAGCCGCAAAGAGCCATGCAGCTTGCAGGCATCGAAAAAATCTAG